A genomic window from Bacillus rossius redtenbacheri isolate Brsri chromosome 7, Brsri_v3, whole genome shotgun sequence includes:
- the LOC134534486 gene encoding scale keratin-like codes for MKVLACVALAVLLVVASAEEQQKDKRFATGTSLGYGAIPATGYPAYGYSGLGYAGLSGYPSAAYGYAGIPSAAGIHSAAYPGYSGYSGYSGLGSQYVYSPYTGYKA; via the exons ATGAAGGTCCTG GCTTGCGTCGCCCTCGCCGTGCTGCTGGTGGTCGCCTCGGCCGAGGAGCAGCAGAAGGACAAGAGGTTCGCCACCGGCACCTCCCTGGGCTACGGCGCCATCCCCGCCACCGGCTACCCCGCCTACGGCTACTCCGGCCTGGGCTACGCCGGCCTCAGCGGCTACCCCAGCGCGGCCTACGGCTACGCCGGCATCCCCTCCGCCGCCGGCATCCACTCCGCCGCCTACCCCGGCTACTCCGGCTACTCCGGCTACTCCGGCCTGGGCTCTCAGTACGTCTACTCCCCGTACACCGGCTACAAGGCGTGA
- the LOC134534484 gene encoding prisilkin-39-like: protein MKLLACVLFVLAVASAAEEPQKEKRYAAGTALGYSGIPAAGYPGYSGYPGYSGYSGYSGYPGYNGYNAYSGLGSSAYSSGLGYPGYNGYSGLGSSAYSSGLGYPGYSGYSSGLGYPGYGGYSGYNGYSGLGSQHAYSPYAGYRA from the exons ATGAAGCTACTG GCTTGCGTCCTCTTCGTGCTGGCGGTGGCCTCGGCTGCCGAGGAGCCGCAGAAGGAGAAGAGATACGCCGCGGGTACCGCCCTCGGCTACTCGGGCATCCCCGCCGCCGGCTACCCCGGCTACAGCGGCTACCCCGGCTACAGCGGCTACAGCGGCTACAGCGGCTACCCCGGCTACAACGGCTACAACGCCTACTCGGGCTTGGGCAGCAGCGCCTACTCCTCCGGCCTGGGCTACCCCGGCTACAACGGCTACTCGGGCTTGGGCAGCAGCGCCTACTCCTCCGGCCTGGGCTACCCCGGCTACAGCGGCTACTCCTCCGGCCTGGGCTACCCCGGCTACGGCGGCTACAGCGGCTACAACGGCTACAGTGGCCTGGGCTCGCAGCATGCCTACTCGCCTTATGCCGGCTACAGAGCGTGA